The genomic region ggatcccaacagagatagaccttcttgttaaagagtaagatcctttttgtttcatgGGAAACAGACCAGAAATCGCTATTGTgaaatccaccagactccatttaaataaacagtcattttatcttCATAAAACACACTACATTCAAAATCAACCcttaaacccttaattcacccagtaaaatgtgaaaatatcctGGCTCTAtaaatgctaaaattactgtttctataaatggagtctggtatgTTTGCCAATGGTGATTTTGGGTCcatttctggttaaacaaaaatgaccttaccctttaataaaaacatttgtctctgttgggatcctttccataatttGTCAAAcatttagaataataatctgagcctgtcagtggcaaaaaagcACTTTCAGAGGACCTGAAGGATTCACAGTGCCCCACTTGCCCACAGGAAAttcattgcagcctgtttcatggCTTTTTGCTCCAACGGTCTCACTCAATagtggaccaatttcaaaaactcttgttcccattagtcacttagacagaAAACAGGGGAATATAGGATCCAAGTTGGAAAGTGtcgaagttaccctttaacacAGCTCTGATACAGTGTAAGAAGAGTGTAAAGTAGGCTGATTGCAATAAGATAAAATTATCAAACAGCATGCCTTGTGCTCAGACAGGCAATTTAAATGCCTCGTAGGAATGGCAAACTCTGCCACTAACAGTGACAGCTGCTGTACAGAGAATGTGAATCCATAGAATGGCTACTGCTGAAAAAATGTCCACCATAAATGGCATTAAAGATGAATTTAACTCTATGAAAACATTAAGAATTACAACTTTAGAGGAagagtgtgtaggatttaggggcatctgttggcagaaatggaatataacagTCATAACTacattttcattagtttataatcacctgaaaataataattgtgttttctttagctCAAAATGAAACCccttatatctacatagggagccgGAATCCTCTTCTATGGAGCCCACCATGTCTGCagtgccatgtttctacagaagcccaaacactggctctagagagggcCTTTACCTGAAGGCCACCGTACATTCTCCAACACCTTTGGAGGGGTGAGGGGAGGCATATTCAgttagttgcaatctgcaacctcaccactagataccACTCAATGCTACACACTTCTCCAGTATTTGATACAAGGCAGAGTATCACTTTAAACCTGTCGTTCCTTCTTTCCACTACTAGATGGCAGTGCATGCACATTTAATCACAAGGCTAAACACTACATATGCTGCAAATCAGATAGTATAACATATACCCCACACATTTAAAGACTTTCAAGTGCTTTGAATGGGTCTTTGTTGAAAATGTGCCCAAGAGagtttatatgtgtgtgagtgtgattgtTGTGGTAATTATTACCCTCTTTAAAGGAACATTTAGCTCTGTGCAGAAGCATTTAGGTAGAGGCAGGACTGGTCTTACAGGGGTATTTGGTCATGTTGACCTTGTTGGCCCCTCCACTCTCATTATAAGCAAAGAGACAGTAGTGGCGTCCGTGGCCTGCTCTGTCAGTAGATCATTCCTCAGCTGTTCATAAGGGCTGACTCCTAAAACacaactgcctctctgtgctctcTTTAATCCACCTTTACTATTCACCTTTGAAGGTGAAGCAGAACAAAGGTCTTTGCTCACTCTTGTGTTTGATTTCATGGAAGTATCTTTCATTCAGCTCTCGTCCTCACTCGTCCCCACACATTAacagcacacacccacactcctCATCTCTGTAGAGTTTTTCAGATTTTAACCATTTGACAAAACaccttccctcctccctctctccctttctctctcactctctttctttctctcagtaACTCCCCCGACTGTTCTCCTCTGTCGTTTCCTTGATTTtgtccccctcttcctcctcctcctcctcttcctcctgtgcTGCTTGGATCTGCTTGGCCGTCTCTCTCACGCTGGAAAACTTGTCTGACTGCTCGGTGGTCGCCGTCTCTTGGTGATCTGAGGGGACAAAGACTGACGTGAAAACAAGCAGGGAAATCACAAGTTTTTCCTTTTGGAAATTGTAACCATTGATATCACTGTATCATAACTATCATATGGAGTGTCTTTGGTttggattaaaaaataaataaatgcaaaaatcgCCCTGCtgtggggcgttggtggcttagtggtagagcaggcgccccatgtacaaggctgttgtcgcagtggcccgggtttgactccagcctgtggccccttgctgcatgtcactccctctctctctccccccttcacacttgtctgtcctatcaaataaaggctaaaaatatctttaaaaaaataaaaaatctccCTGCTTCAAGACATTTCTTTTCATCTTCCATGATAGTAAACGTGATAGTAAtatttttgagttttggactgcgggtcagacactgacattattttctgacattctaTAGACCAGGTATACCCGTCAATGAacagatgcacgcttccttctcgtgatatggttggtgggtatatattggtaaaaagaaaatagttcctacatgaaactgctcccagcaaggtctgtggattatcttgagtaaccgggtcatgatttctggaaagagacattgctgatgagttttctcaaatgtattttttgggtgctttgagcaccacagcaGAGTAccatctacttccattatatttgagagaaggcagacatctctacagccgataactccaacactcggcaacacacaccaaaacaatctagactgataaacactactccaggtgagaggaaaaatatgtgtttttgatttgggggtgaactgtccctttaacgaCAGAGGTTGTGTAATACTATCCAAGACATTTGTTTCTTGTaagtattatttttttgggcattttttgcctttaatggacaggacagttgagtgtgaaggggggagagagaggggggatgacatgcaggaaggggccacaggctggactcgaacccgggccgctgcggcaacagccttgtacatggggtgcctgctctaccactacgTCACTGACGCCCCATCTTGTAAGTATATTGAGAAGCATATGGACTGATGTATAATTAGTTCAAGAAAgtgctatgctatgctaagtATTTGAGATGGGTTGTATATagtatctgtaaaaaaaaagaagtgataTTTCTGCTAATTTTACATGAATTTAGTGTTTATGTGTTCCTTTATACGATGCAAAGCCACTTCAGAAATTCAGAAACACGCAGGATGAGACTGTGCTAATTCTTGAAGACTTTATCGACTTTATCGTTGTACAGCACGAGCTTTCCACCAGATGATGAACAGATACCTGATTAAATACTTTGTTTTCCTTGATGTGTCTTCTGTCTGCAGTAACACAAGCTGAGCCCAAACCATGTCACTCGACTGGAAGAACAAATGAACTGTAATCAAAGGACCCAATCAGGATCTTTCGACATCCCATTTTGTGTTTCAGCAGGCTTCCACAAAGGGATTTATTGAGAGAGCCTGTCATCTGTGCCGACAGAGCAATAACTCTGAATGAAATGCCACTGTTCTCATGTGGTATAATGGAGATTAAAAACCAATAACTTTGAcgcataaaacaaaataataaggGAGTGTATATGCAAAAGAAGTTCACTTCAGCTTGAGATTTGTGTACTTCTTCTTAGTTTTGTTGGAGATCAAACTTCCACGGATATTTTGTTGCCGCACATAACTCAAACAGTCAAAAGTTTTTATTCtctaaatataaaataagaGTTGCAGCAGAGAGCAGGGGCAGCACAAACTGCCTGCTCTCTGTGTGCTTCCTGTCTGGCCTCTCTTGCTGCTCAAGGTGTTGTGTCCAGACCTCTGGTCAGCTGCAGTGACAGATTTTGGGTGAGAGACAGAGGGTTAATATGACACTGAGTCTGTCTGTCACTGCACAGAGCTTCATCTGTGCTGCTGGTCAGCCCGCAGAGGGGCTTACGTTACCCTGAAAACTTCAGTGGACTTTGAGAAGAGCAGCTCTGTTCCACTGGGAACAAACAGGGGTTTATATTGCATTTGTTATGGGAGCAAATGAGGTCAGAGCAGGTTAAAGGTTATGGTTTTGCTTGCCCTTTTACATCTGCCTGCtactttcttttctgtttttccaaatCTTTAAATTCTAAACTTGATTGTTTATGACTTGGAAACTTGTTGTTGTCTCAAATAGttaaacaaagacataaaaaatagACTTTTCTAAAGTTTGTAATTTTGTAAAGCTTCTAGTCTGGTAGATTGTTTGAAATGTCAGGCGATACCAATGTAATATAAAGCATCTATACTTTATAAACTCTAAACTTGAGAGAATAAAGTAAAAGTAGATTTTGACCGAGCATATTGAGGTTTAAGTTTTGTTGTCATACATTATCTAACGTTTCAAGTCTGTAAAATATGTTTCCTTGAAGTAGGAACCATCACACTTCTTAGAATGCTGTTTGATATACTGACCATGAGTGATATAGCCTAAGCGTTTGGTGACTGGCTGAACAGATGAACCAATGCAGCacctttgttaaaaaaaacagggctGTGGCTGaaatcattcattcaatcaCTACTCCCTACTCACCATCTATGGAGTTCTATGTAGAGGACTATATAGTGAGCTTATCGGcaacatgaaaaacactttgGACACTACTTGGGTAATTTCCTCTGCACTGTTAATGACATCATTGCTGTGGCACAATTAAAATGGGCCAGTCAACATCAGCTGGTGAACTATCCATAATAAATACCAACATGCCTCTCTGTAAATTAATACATCATATTATACTCTGCATATTTTCATGAATTGATAAATACAAAGTACTTGACACACTGCTCTGCTGACATCCCTCTTTCTCCTCAGACAAATATAATTTGCCTCATCATTGTCACTCCCTGAAAAGATTACAGACAATCAATATTTCTCAAGTGCTTGTGTGACATTGATATAAGTTTTGCTACTTAGACTaggatttaaaaacaaaaaaaattatagcCCATTAAGTTTTAACTTAGTGGCACTGTCATTAGCAATTACTGCACAGTGCAGGACTAGCTAAGGTTAGCGAGCTGGGTCACTGGTACATAGTGCTTGGTTAGTCACCATCAGTTGTACACTACTTTTGTcaatgcattgtgggatatttTGAATCCACTATATAGCGCAGTATAATTCTCACTACATATTTGGATAGCACTGCAAAATTGTGAACTCACATGGTGAACTATACAGTGAGTagtgatttcagacacagcccAGTAGATTAAAGCAGTAGATTGTTGTTGTATGTCACACAGGAGTTTCATTGCTATACCACCCGCCAGCCAGTTTATGTTACTTCAGCGGTCATATTGGCAGTGTGAATGTAAAAAAGCCCTAAGGAGTAGGACTATGTAGTTCATGGGGGTAGCTCCCAACTGGATAGTTCCTCTTTGTGAGTTCCAGAACTGTTTAGTCCAAAAACGCCTTTTCATTGTACAAGACATTTGTTTTGTCAACAACAATAACTCTCTAAAATACCTTAGTAAAAGCACAGTAGCAACCCTTATTTCTGGCATCAAAATCAGATTAAAGTTTAAGTAGcattgtgtaggatttagtgagaactgcagattgcaaGCAGCCTAAACTTCCCCCATGTGCCATGCATGAACTCCCAGTTAGGACTCCTacatggacctggtgatttaaacagctaaaaccactgaataaagaagtttcaggttacacatcagtgtttctccagtgCTGCTCAACTCATTGCAGATGAGCCACAACCCAGcaactgctaatgtgtgctgaccttttttatgcctctgcatcagtgatagctgtggccagaggcattatgtttgcCCGTCGCCCATTCGTCTGTTTCTACGTACATACATAGGTTTGAACGGATATTCTCGTAAATGCAATTTTAGAGAatgccttgagagaatttccttaaatttggctcaaacatGCACTTGGACACAATGCTGCACTGataaaatttggtggtcataaGTCCAAGGTCAAGGAcagagtgaccttacaaaacatgttttgggccaaaactcaagaattGCTCATCATGCTAATTATGCCAACATTTCACAGAAATGTGTATCAGTCTAACATGATGAAGTGacgacattttatattcaaaaggtcacCTTCACCGTGACATCGTAATgttctacaaaaacacttttctggccattactcaacttaATATCTCCGGaagagaaggggagacatttggtcagatactgaattgatgacactaatcttgggtgcccaccttgaaactgtgtcGATTGTGAAGCTCTTCTGTGCTACCAGATACAAGATGTGTATGAAGCATCCCTGTTTTCTCAGACATGGATGTaatctggggcgtcggtggcttagtggtagagcaggtgccccatgtacaaggctgttgccgcagcggcccaggttcgaatccagcctgtggccctttgctgcatgtcatcccctctctctccccccttcacacttacctgtcctatacattaaaggcaaaatggcccaaaaaatatctttaaaaaaaaaaaaaagacatggatgtaaactgtaagtgcaactcgAGTGGTTTGCGGAGGTATGCAACCACAATGTgataactctctctctctctgataaCTTTAGCTCCAGGCGTTCaggaggagctgaattatccacagaggtttctTTCTCTCCAGAACAAACGGACCAaatgatttaaaccggtaaaatcAATGATGAGAGCAGTTTAGCATTTTTCGGGTTTTTCCGATAGTGCTTGTCTCGGAGGGGCTGCGcaactatggtggccgatgtGAAAAAGCAaaaggccctatctagagccagcgtttggGTTGtcagttctgggctactgtagaagcaTGGTGATTCAACATGGCACACTCTGTGGACGAGGCCCCGCTCCCAATGtgatataaacgactcattctacggtaacaaaaacacaatggtttttgtttttaggtcactatacactaatgaaaacatacttatgtTCTACACTGAACCTTTACGTTTCTTTTCCTCATATTTATCTAGATTGCAGCTGCCCTGGAAATTTCTCAAATACACAATTTACCTTATCTTCAGTATTCATAAGCTgataagaaaaacacacactaccAAACCAAAGGTCTAGAAAATAAAGGCACTGGCCAGCTGTTTTGTTTAAAGCAGTGTTCAAATGCCACAGGGTCTATTTGTctttagaaaaacaacaacagcaacaacaacaacaacagtgttgTCCTTGCTGCCACCATGTGCAGTGTTGCTGCTGTAGTGTTCCCAGCCAGTTGACAGAGAGCCTCCCTCTCACCAGCAGCTTTGGTGGGAGATGtgtcctctccctcctctccctgccAGTggtcctcatcctcctcccctTCACAAGGGTCTTCCAAAGGGGGGTAGACACCTAGGTGCTGCATATGTGCCTCGGCCATCTTCTGCACAgctacacacagcacacacacacacagacaggaagacggccacacaaacacatggacacAGGGATAGAGGGatatgttgttttggttttaccaCGCTTCAACACTGTCAGTTTTTATCAAGCCTCACAGGGGTTTTTGAATACATGCCAGGCAGGCAGGAAGCCAATTAAACACAtgcactgacagacagacaggcaggcaacTGCAAAATGGTATCccacactgcttttttttttctttttacaggaGAGCCTCGGTTGTTGTTTTCTATGCTTTCTCTCACCCTGTTCTcccatctgtttgtttgtaccCTCGTCTCCCCTCCACTGCCCGCCCTCCTCAGCGCTCTCGCTCGGCAGTGCTGACTCACActcttccctctccctccctacACACTCTCCTCTCTTTTGTGATATTACCTAAACTCCCCCTCTCACTTCCTCTGGGTCACCTTgactctatctctctctccctttcacaccCTCAGATACACAGAGTGCCACTGTGGTAGGTCACTTATTCTAGCTTAAGGTAGGTTATGTAATTACTCTGAGGTAGCTTTCTCTTCCGCTCTCTGGTGAAGGGCAGATTTCTGGTGCAGGAACGAGGCTTCCTGACTCATTATATCATCACTCGACATGCAACACACACCCAGAAATCCCCATTAAATGAAGCTCTGCTGACAAGCTTAGAAATGTCTCCTTTAATGACCACATGCAACAAACAGGAAGCCGCATGCATTAAGACACAAAAGAAAGTacatgtttgtgttcatgtaTGTATTTCTGTCTTGCGTATGTGTGTtcgtgtctatgtgtgtgtgtgtgtgtgtgtgtgtgtgtgtgtgtgccacagcTGTATACACAACTGACTGTAATCCTGGATGATCCAGACTTTCCTAGACTCACACTCAGTGTCTCACAGCTGTCACACTCTAATCTCTCTCTTACTCCCTTTCTCTGTATctgtcacacacaaatatacagatCCTGTTGTACAGTAAGAGCAGAAACACATGGAAACATGCCTGTGCATATCACacatgcagagaaaaaaaagaaaagaaataaaggcTATTAATGCATATCTACCCATCTgtcacatgcatttgttttcctttgtccGCTATCATGAATCATGGAAAGCAAGGAGGAAGTTGACTGCAGCGAAGCAcggtaaaacaaaaaaggacTTAAAACACAAGGATGAACCACAACACACAACCACCACCTGTAGTAGTAATACTGCTCACACCTACCTCTGAGTGATGGAGGCTGGTACACGTTTGGATTGACGCGTTTTGGTTTGAGCACTCCGTTCTCTCCTACGACCCACTgtggacaaagagagagagaaacattaCACCCCAATTTCTATACAAAATTCTCTTTAAAATCCCTTCAagacatgttttatttactgaTAAGGCTTTTCCACAGAAAAGTTAAATTAGTTGTTActtgttgtttgtttaagtCTACCCCTTCTCCCTTATTGAAAAATCCAGAAGCTATGAAGatacaaatgttcatttcaaAAGTTTAACTGCTGGACACACAGTTGGATGTCTCCTAGTTCATTATGTGCACTGGACACTTGAAGGCTGTGGTGTcacaatttttcttttaattttttttttacttaggAAGGTTCCTTAATGACATTACAATGAAGTGTCTACTTTGCAGCCATGATAACAGCTGCTTTAATTCTCTAAATGCTAAGAAAAGGCGCTCCTGTGCCTCCTTTCTTAGAGTATGCTGGGCCATCCTTTAAAAAAGGATGCTGTCCCACAGTTcctcacagcagcaacatttaaaacaatgcacCATGCGGCcaatcaaacaaacaaccaGCAACCTTGGGAATGAAATAATATTTTCCTCCAAGTTAAGTCTGCATGAACCTACACAGTAAGAACACATGGGGTAAAGTATCTAAGATGCACTTTTAGTAGTCCATCTTGAGGACATTATAGTTTCACCAAGGCAGACCACGTCAATAACATCTGCCTTCACTTAATTACATATGTGTAAGTGCATTTGGATTCTCTCAgcactgtgtttgtctgttcctAAGTCCTTATGAATTCTTCTTCACATCTTTCTTTAAACTCATGACATTGTCCATTGTGGTCAAGGTATAAAGTGTTTCAGGAAAGACATAggatgtcatgtttttttatgttttactaTTCGACTGTGGCTCAAGTTACCACATCAAGCTTGTGTAAGTTGCATTGAACCACGATTGGCTCCGACCTAGTTACTGATGTCACAAAACCCTGGCTGTTGGTACACTTATCAGCTTTAACTCGAGTACAGAGAAACTTTAACCCTTCAGCAGAATGTCAAAATATCCAACTGATGTagcaaaaagcaaaacaacaagCATGTTTAGGTGGAGGGGGTCTTTAACACACAACTTTATCACTTACAGAAGGCCTATGTCTTTGTTCCAAATCTACACAAAAGAAGACGTGGTGAGGCAATTTAATGTTGtaacacatttcatacacagcaGCACGGTTGCACAAGAGATGATAACACAATTTATGATGCCAACATACAGGAATATACTCAAACCCAGGATGTACCTTTACATTGAATGAAAACCCTCTCTATGTCATACACTGTCTTTATTTCTATGGCACAGTCATGACGTGTGTTTATCTCTATCTctaccttctgattgcttcagacaaaggacttgtctctgtacttgttttattagatcttagtgcggcgtttgacacaattgaccatcaaattctactgcagagactggatcacttaattggcctaaaaggttctgcactgagctggtttaaatcttatttatctgatcgttttcagtttgttgacgttcataatgaatcgtCCTTACGTACNagagactggatcacttaattggcctaaaaggttctgcactgagctggtttaaatcttatttatctgatcgttttcagtttgttgatgttcataatgaatcatccttacgtaccaaagtttgttatggagttccgcaaggttctgtgctcggaccaatcctatttactctatatatgcttcctttaggtaacatcattagaNNNNNNNNNNNNNNNNNNNNNNNNNNNNNNNNNNNNNNNNNNNNNNNNNNNNNNNNNNNNNNNNNNNNNNNNNNNNNNNNNNNNNNNNNNNNNNNNNNNNNNNNNNNNNNNNNNNNNNNNNNNNNNNNNNNNNNNNNNNNNNNNNNNNNNNNNNNNNNNNNNNNNNNNNNNNNNNNNNNNNNNNNNNNNNNNNNNNNNNNNNNNNNNNNNNNNNNNNNNNNNNNNNNNNNNNNNNNNNNNNNNNNNNNNNNNNNNNNNNNNNNNNNNNNNNNNNNNNNNNNNNNNNNNNNNNNNNNNNNNNNNNNNNNNNNNNNNNNNNNNNNNNNNNNNNNNNNNNNNNNNNNNNNNNNNNNNNNNNNNNNNNNNNNNNNNNNNNNNNNNNNNNNNNNNNNNNNNNNNNNNNNNNNNNNNNNNNNNNNNNNNNNNNNNNNNNNNNNNNNNNNNNNNNNNNNNNNNNNNNNNNNNNNNNNNNNNNNNNNNNNNNNNNNNNNNNNNNNNNNNNNNNNNNNNNNNNNNNNNNNNNNNNNNNNNNNNNNNNNNNNNNNNNNNNNNNNNNNNNNNNNNNNNNNNNNNNNNNNNNNNNNNNNNNNNNNNNNNNNNNNNNNNNNNNNNNNNNNNNNNNNNNNNNNNNNNNNNNNNNNNNNNNNNNNNNNNNNNNNNNNNNNNNNNNNNNNNNNNNNNNNNNNNNNNNNNNNNNNNNNNNNNNNNNNNNNNNNNNNNNNNNNNNNNNNNNNNNNNNNNNNNNNNNNNNNNNNNNNNNNNNNNNNNNNNNNNNNNNNNNNNNNNNNNNNNNNNNNNNNNNNNNNNNNNNNNNNNNNNNNNNNNNNNNNNNNNNNNNNNNNNNNNNNNNNNNNNNNNNNNNNNNNNNNNNNNNNNNNNNNNNNNNNNNNNNNNNNNNNNNNNNNNNNNNNNNNNNNNNNNNNNNNNNNNNNNNNNNNNNNNNNNNNNNNNNNNNNNNNNNNNNNNNNNNNNNNNNNNNNNNNNNNNNNNNNNNNNNNNNNNNNN from Epinephelus moara isolate mb chromosome 18, YSFRI_EMoa_1.0, whole genome shotgun sequence harbors:
- the ppp1r1b gene encoding protein phosphatase 1 regulatory subunit 1B isoform X1, translating into MEPSVSTEVEGEPKERKKIQFAVSPEVEGEPKERKKIQFAVSTEVEGEPKERKKIQFAVPASVPTNLDPRQVEMIRRRRPTPATLFRVADQSSPDDDQSTHQVKWVVGENGVLKPKRVNPNVYQPPSLRAVQKMAEAHMQHLGVYPPLEDPCEGEEDEDHWQGEEGEDTSPTKAADHQETATTEQSDKFSSVRETAKQIQAAQEEEEEEEEEGDKIKETTEENSRGSY
- the ppp1r1b gene encoding protein phosphatase 1 regulatory subunit 1B isoform X2 gives rise to the protein MEPSVSTEVEGEPKERKKIQFAVSPEVEGEPKERKKIQFAVSTEVEGEPKERKKIQFAVPASVPTNLDPRQVEMIRRRRPTPATLFRVADQSSPDDDQSTHQWVVGENGVLKPKRVNPNVYQPPSLRAVQKMAEAHMQHLGVYPPLEDPCEGEEDEDHWQGEEGEDTSPTKAADHQETATTEQSDKFSSVRETAKQIQAAQEEEEEEEEEGDKIKETTEENSRGSY